One genomic window of Actinoalloteichus hoggarensis includes the following:
- the casA gene encoding type I-E CRISPR-associated protein Cse1/CasA, which yields MNLADDPWLAASRDGAKPADHSLRDLLVRSHEFTDLLVDFPTQKPAILRQVLLPVVLHALGRPADTDEWATWFERGMFTDDQQATISDYLDQRRHLFGLFDERSPFAQVAGLTALSGETKGAALLVCTAATGNNVPLFSPRSDGDPLPLTPAQAARWLLHAHCWDTAAIKTGAVGDPKAKAGKTTGNPTGPLGQLGVVMPRGRTLFDTLLLNLPGTGALVPSDRPQWDRRAPEGPVEQTRSTALPAWQERTAAGLLELWTWQSRRIRLIPEDTEDGVRVTRVIVAAGDRLATTPDFEPHTAWTLEVPGKKTKTATGSSRPVPPRRPRRHQAGKAVWRGLDALLTLAREERAATGDKAPGYATSLLLDDLAARREDEALPADYPVDVETTGVVYGNQSAIVEDALSDAIPLPLAALREDSAAHAAVLIVVEQAEDLARALNNLSADLRRALGGEPIPWDRSQRPGDVVLHALDDLVRRLLAGLRAAGEDEELVRRGRKAWEQKALRAVWAVADRLFAGMPGAAFLGREEGESTYRIATAEAAFRRRLGRILPLVTVPSEQFMTSLWPQFHPEEESPPGDQSRAGVQPGRIDQGDTTMTERKRPPLPYWARRIGADGRWRRHLGTAPGEDLAAMRSGLGRPAGSVPSLWRFYTRPVDEVRALHGEVSDEQNAEHVALTLYGLHQQGHSDPMHKPGVRLGRALRRLRESGHVGEDALDRRVAAAASATSVESLAYRLRGLFDLLRGQAVPLDYSLLGTDLYEWHSPARRDHVRRRWGAAYFDWGRSGDGRGGQDEPEKKSFTAT from the coding sequence GTGAACCTTGCCGACGATCCCTGGCTCGCCGCGAGCCGGGACGGCGCGAAGCCTGCGGATCATTCCCTACGAGATCTCCTGGTGCGTTCGCACGAGTTCACCGATCTCCTCGTCGACTTCCCCACTCAGAAGCCCGCGATCCTGCGGCAGGTGCTGCTGCCGGTGGTCCTGCACGCCCTGGGCCGCCCCGCCGACACCGACGAGTGGGCGACATGGTTCGAACGTGGAATGTTCACCGACGACCAGCAGGCCACGATCAGTGACTACCTCGACCAGCGTCGCCACCTCTTCGGACTGTTCGACGAACGGTCGCCCTTCGCCCAGGTCGCAGGCCTGACCGCCCTCAGCGGCGAGACGAAGGGCGCCGCGCTGCTGGTCTGCACGGCGGCCACCGGCAACAACGTGCCCTTGTTCTCGCCCCGGTCCGACGGCGACCCGCTGCCGCTCACCCCGGCGCAGGCGGCGCGGTGGCTGCTGCACGCCCACTGCTGGGACACGGCCGCCATCAAGACCGGCGCCGTGGGCGACCCGAAGGCCAAGGCAGGCAAGACCACCGGCAATCCGACCGGTCCGCTCGGCCAGCTCGGCGTGGTGATGCCGCGAGGCCGCACCCTCTTCGACACGCTGCTGCTCAACCTGCCCGGTACCGGCGCGCTCGTGCCGAGCGACCGGCCGCAGTGGGATCGCCGCGCGCCGGAAGGGCCGGTGGAGCAGACCCGGTCGACGGCGCTGCCCGCCTGGCAGGAGCGCACCGCCGCCGGCCTGTTGGAGCTGTGGACCTGGCAGTCCCGTCGTATCCGTCTGATCCCCGAGGACACCGAGGACGGCGTGCGCGTCACCCGCGTGATCGTCGCGGCGGGCGACCGCCTCGCCACCACCCCGGACTTCGAGCCGCACACCGCGTGGACGCTGGAGGTCCCGGGAAAGAAGACGAAGACGGCGACGGGCTCGTCCCGGCCCGTCCCGCCGCGCCGACCGAGGCGACATCAGGCGGGCAAGGCGGTGTGGCGGGGCCTCGACGCCCTGCTGACGCTGGCCCGCGAGGAACGGGCGGCGACGGGCGACAAGGCCCCCGGCTACGCGACGAGCCTGCTGCTCGACGACCTGGCCGCCCGCCGGGAGGACGAGGCGCTGCCCGCGGACTATCCCGTCGACGTCGAGACCACCGGCGTCGTCTACGGCAACCAGTCGGCCATCGTGGAGGACGCCCTCTCCGACGCGATCCCGCTCCCGCTGGCCGCGCTGCGCGAGGACTCGGCGGCCCACGCGGCGGTGCTGATCGTCGTCGAACAGGCCGAGGACCTGGCGCGGGCCCTGAACAACCTCAGCGCCGACCTGCGGCGCGCACTAGGCGGCGAGCCGATCCCCTGGGACCGAAGCCAACGACCGGGCGACGTCGTGCTGCACGCGCTCGACGACCTGGTGCGCAGACTGCTCGCCGGCCTCCGGGCGGCGGGCGAGGACGAGGAGCTGGTCCGCCGCGGCCGCAAGGCCTGGGAGCAGAAGGCCCTGCGAGCCGTCTGGGCCGTGGCCGACCGGCTCTTCGCCGGGATGCCCGGCGCGGCCTTCCTCGGCCGCGAGGAGGGCGAGTCGACCTACCGGATCGCCACCGCCGAGGCGGCCTTCCGCCGCAGGCTCGGCCGGATCCTGCCCCTGGTCACGGTCCCGTCCGAGCAGTTCATGACCTCCCTGTGGCCCCAGTTCCATCCCGAGGAGGAGAGCCCCCCGGGCGATCAGTCCCGCGCAGGCGTCCAGCCCGGCCGAATCGATCAGGGAGACACCACGATGACCGAGCGCAAGAGGCCCCCGCTCCCCTACTGGGCTCGACGCATCGGCGCCGACGGGAGGTGGCGCAGGCATCTGGGCACCGCACCCGGCGAAGACCTCGCCGCGATGCGCTCCGGCCTGGGGCGACCCGCAGGCTCCGTGCCTTCGCTCTGGCGGTTCTACACCCGCCCGGTGGACGAGGTCCGCGCGCTGCACGGCGAGGTCTCCGACGAGCAGAACGCGGAGCACGTGGCGCTGACCCTCTACGGTCTTCACCAGCAGGGACACTCCGATCCCATGCACAAGCCGGGCGTCCGCCTCGGCCGCGCGCTACGCCGACTCCGCGAGTCGGGTCACGTCGGGGAAGACGCCCTGGATCGTCGTGTCGCGGCGGCGGCGAGCGCCACGAGCGTCGAGAGCCTGGCCTACCGGCTGCGCGGACTGTTCGACCTCCTCCGAGGCCAAGCCGTCCCGCTCGACTACAGCCTGCTGGGCACCGACCTCTACGAGTGGCACTCGCCCGCTCGGCGCGACCACGTGCGCCGCCGCTGGGGGGCCGCCTACTTCGACTGGGGCAGGTCCGGTGACGGCCGAGGCGGGCAGGACGAACCCGAGAAGAAGTCCTTCACCGCTACCTGA
- the cas7e gene encoding type I-E CRISPR-associated protein Cas7/Cse4/CasC: MAPRRYLDVHILQTVPPANLNRDDQGNPKEAQFGGVRRSRVSSQAWKRATRLAFAETVPAADLGVRTKQITEGLSELLGERTSLAADARLRVARAVVAALGIKPGKKEDNTAYLLFYGRPQLRGLADLVAEQAGELSELADSALADAAKTLPVAETLRTGHPVDVALFGRMVADIPGLNVDGATQVAHAISTHAVQQEFDYYTAVDDENEREETGAGMIGSIGFNAATLYRYATVGLHQLEDNLADAEAARDATALFVRSFALSMPTGHRNSFAHGTLPHLVAVALRDDQPVNLASAFERPVSSSGGIAEASAVRLAKEFTQAKDVWGAKASHVAVSHGFTDRTAESVTSAFGAAVPFAELLSGLTSRIASDREQG, from the coding sequence ATGGCCCCGCGCCGTTACCTCGACGTCCACATCCTCCAGACCGTCCCGCCCGCGAACCTCAACCGCGACGACCAGGGCAACCCCAAGGAGGCCCAGTTCGGCGGGGTGCGCCGCTCGCGGGTCTCCTCGCAGGCATGGAAGCGGGCCACCCGGCTCGCCTTCGCCGAGACGGTGCCCGCCGCGGATCTGGGCGTCCGCACCAAGCAGATCACCGAGGGACTGAGCGAACTGCTCGGGGAGCGGACGTCGCTGGCGGCCGACGCCCGGCTGCGCGTCGCCCGCGCCGTGGTCGCCGCGCTGGGCATCAAGCCGGGCAAGAAGGAGGACAACACGGCCTACCTGCTCTTCTACGGCCGTCCCCAGCTCCGCGGGCTGGCCGATCTGGTGGCCGAGCAGGCAGGCGAACTGTCCGAGCTGGCGGACTCCGCGCTCGCCGACGCCGCGAAGACCCTGCCCGTCGCCGAGACCCTGCGCACCGGACACCCCGTGGACGTGGCGCTGTTCGGCCGCATGGTCGCCGACATCCCGGGTCTCAACGTCGACGGCGCCACGCAGGTGGCGCACGCCATCTCCACCCACGCCGTCCAGCAGGAGTTCGACTACTACACGGCCGTCGACGACGAGAACGAGCGGGAGGAGACCGGCGCCGGGATGATCGGCTCCATCGGCTTCAACGCCGCGACGCTCTACCGCTATGCCACCGTCGGGCTGCACCAGCTCGAGGACAACCTCGCCGACGCCGAGGCCGCCCGCGACGCCACCGCGCTGTTCGTCCGGTCGTTCGCCCTGTCGATGCCCACCGGACACCGTAACTCCTTCGCCCACGGCACCCTGCCGCATCTGGTGGCCGTGGCACTGCGCGACGACCAGCCGGTCAACCTCGCCTCCGCCTTCGAGCGTCCGGTCTCGTCCTCGGGCGGCATCGCCGAGGCCTCGGCCGTGCGGCTGGCGAAGGAGTTCACCCAGGCGAAGGACGTCTGGGGCGCGAAGGCCTCCCACGTCGCCGTGAGCCACGGCTTCACCGACCGGACCGCCGAGTCGGTCACGTCGGCGTTCGGCGCCGCCGTGCCGTTCGCGGAGCTGCTGTCGGGCCTGACCAGCCGGATCGCCTCGGACCGGGAGCAGGGGTGA
- the cas5e gene encoding type I-E CRISPR-associated protein Cas5/CasD, whose protein sequence is MTAESSTPEESVLLLRLAGPLQSWGGPSAFNRRDTRPEPTKSGIVGLLAAALGRTRDESPADLNALRLGVRIDQEGSLLRDYHTVSDYRGVALPQAGVNAKGVQKTTSPAKHTHVTTRFYLQDAVFLAAVAGRTAFIDELAAAVRAPAFPPALGRRSCVPTQPLLLSHSPGSLEETLRTTPWQAPSPSARRRRHRHATVDLRVVVEDDAGDDLAHDVPTTFDPLTRAFTTRRVRHDWVNVPVDEASKDRPTDAESPPESHDPFSLLGW, encoded by the coding sequence GTGACCGCGGAATCCTCGACGCCGGAGGAGTCCGTCCTGCTTCTCCGGCTCGCCGGCCCTCTCCAGTCCTGGGGCGGGCCGAGCGCCTTCAACCGACGGGACACCCGCCCGGAGCCCACCAAGTCGGGCATCGTGGGGCTGCTGGCAGCGGCGCTGGGCCGTACGAGGGATGAGTCCCCGGCCGACCTCAACGCCCTGCGTCTGGGCGTGCGGATCGATCAGGAGGGCAGCCTCCTCCGCGACTATCACACCGTGAGCGACTACCGGGGTGTGGCGCTGCCGCAGGCCGGGGTGAATGCCAAGGGCGTGCAGAAGACGACCTCGCCCGCCAAGCACACCCACGTCACCACCCGGTTCTATCTCCAGGACGCGGTGTTCCTGGCCGCCGTGGCCGGGCGGACCGCGTTCATCGACGAGCTGGCCGCGGCCGTGCGGGCCCCCGCCTTCCCGCCGGCGCTGGGCAGGCGCTCGTGTGTGCCGACGCAGCCGCTGCTGCTGTCCCACTCCCCCGGCTCGCTCGAGGAGACGCTGCGCACGACGCCGTGGCAGGCCCCGTCGCCCTCGGCGCGACGTCGTCGCCATCGGCACGCGACCGTCGATCTGCGGGTGGTGGTGGAGGACGACGCGGGCGACGACCTCGCCCACGACGTCCCGACGACCTTCGACCCCCTCACCCGCGCCTTCACCACGCGGCGGGTCCGACACGACTGGGTGAACGTGCCCGTCGACGAGGCGTCGAAGGACCGACCGACCGACGCCGAGTCTCCCCCCGAATCCCACGACCCCTTCTCGCTGTTGGGCTGGTGA
- the cas6e gene encoding type I-E CRISPR-associated protein Cas6/Cse3/CasE, producing MPYLSRIRINPLRAASRTLLANPRALHGAVMAAIPSRPDTQRLLWRLDADDARRPHVLVLSRTRPDWSHLVEQAGWPDADGEHVLIRDYAPLLARLADGQEFGFRLTANPVQNTSRPEKMTTCQAEAVERAAERARAARAEGREPDRARSFRIGHRTAAAQLDWLLSRTERWGFTIPTSPGSEARSMDLGAAGTQPDAAGQNGAGGPAGAAREVRIIARERHQFGKGARRRTQVVLRTATFQGLLRVTDAELLADRLLHGVGPGKAYGCGLLTLAPLPAGTIRRPVTTRG from the coding sequence ATGCCGTATCTGTCCCGCATCAGGATCAATCCGCTGCGCGCCGCGAGCCGAACGCTGCTGGCGAACCCGCGTGCCCTGCACGGCGCGGTGATGGCCGCCATCCCCTCCCGACCGGACACCCAGCGGCTGCTGTGGCGGCTCGACGCCGACGACGCCCGACGACCACATGTCCTGGTGCTGAGCAGGACCCGCCCCGACTGGAGCCACCTGGTGGAGCAGGCAGGCTGGCCGGACGCCGACGGCGAGCACGTCCTGATCCGTGACTACGCGCCGCTGCTGGCCAGGCTGGCGGACGGTCAGGAGTTCGGCTTCCGTCTCACGGCCAACCCGGTGCAGAACACGTCGAGGCCCGAGAAGATGACGACGTGTCAGGCCGAGGCCGTCGAGCGCGCCGCGGAACGGGCCAGGGCGGCGCGGGCCGAGGGCCGGGAGCCGGACCGGGCACGGTCCTTCCGCATCGGCCACCGCACCGCCGCCGCGCAGCTCGACTGGCTGTTGAGCCGGACCGAGCGATGGGGCTTCACGATCCCGACGAGCCCCGGCTCCGAGGCGCGCTCGATGGATCTGGGCGCGGCAGGCACACAGCCGGACGCGGCGGGCCAGAACGGTGCGGGCGGCCCGGCGGGGGCGGCTCGCGAGGTGCGGATCATCGCGCGCGAGCGGCACCAGTTCGGCAAGGGCGCCCGGCGGCGGACGCAGGTGGTGCTGCGCACGGCGACCTTCCAGGGCCTGCTGCGGGTGACCGACGCCGAACTGCTGGCCGATCGGCTGCTGCACGGCGTCGGTCCAGGCAAGGCCTACGGCTGCGGCCTGCTGACCCTGGCGCCGCTCCCGGCCGGGACGATCCGCAGGCCGGTGACGACGCGTGGCTGA
- the cas1e gene encoding type I-E CRISPR-associated endonuclease Cas1e: MADIWWKADPRDLHRLEDRVSSLYVERSHVDRDENAVVVVNRRETVRVPAALVAVLLLGPGTRVTHGAITLLADSGTAVCWVGDQGVRFYAAGLGPSRGAGLLNRQAWLVSRPKERLAVARTMYGMRFPGEDVSTATMRQLRGREGARVRKQYQANSRRTGVPWHGRVYQPGDAFAAGDDLNRLLSAANAALYGICHAVVVGLGASPGLGFVHTGSATSFVLDVADLYKAEYTIPLAFDLAAQGLTEERDARTGLRDLIARERLLNRIIQDVKALLTPSHVDAPEDYDEGLNRLWDEETGSVSGGVNWYSAPFDEEVRALIDPSMGEDHLAVIGPELEGAAEEPPR, translated from the coding sequence GTGGCTGACATCTGGTGGAAGGCCGACCCGCGCGATCTGCACCGACTGGAGGACCGGGTCTCCAGCCTCTACGTGGAACGCAGCCACGTCGACCGCGACGAGAACGCCGTGGTGGTGGTCAACAGACGTGAGACCGTCCGCGTCCCCGCCGCACTGGTCGCGGTCCTGCTGCTGGGACCGGGGACCCGCGTCACTCACGGCGCGATCACCCTGCTGGCCGACTCGGGAACGGCCGTCTGCTGGGTGGGTGATCAGGGCGTCCGCTTCTATGCCGCCGGGCTCGGCCCGAGCCGGGGCGCCGGCCTGCTGAACCGGCAGGCATGGCTGGTCAGCCGCCCCAAGGAACGGCTGGCCGTGGCGCGGACCATGTACGGGATGCGGTTCCCCGGCGAGGACGTGTCCACCGCCACGATGCGTCAGCTGCGCGGCCGGGAGGGAGCCCGAGTCCGCAAGCAGTACCAGGCGAACTCACGGCGCACCGGTGTGCCGTGGCACGGGCGGGTCTACCAGCCCGGCGACGCCTTCGCCGCGGGCGACGATCTGAACCGTCTGCTCTCGGCGGCCAACGCCGCCCTCTACGGCATCTGTCACGCCGTGGTCGTCGGCCTCGGCGCCAGCCCCGGACTGGGCTTCGTCCACACCGGGTCCGCGACGAGCTTCGTCCTGGACGTCGCCGACCTCTACAAGGCCGAGTACACCATCCCCCTGGCCTTCGACCTCGCGGCACAGGGCCTCACCGAGGAACGCGACGCCCGCACCGGCCTGCGCGACCTCATCGCCCGCGAAAGACTGCTCAACCGGATCATCCAGGACGTCAAGGCCCTGCTCACCCCGTCGCACGTCGACGCGCCGGAGGACTACGACGAGGGACTGAACCGCCTCTGGGACGAGGAGACGGGCAGCGTCTCGGGCGGGGTCAACTGGTACAGCGCGCCCTTCGACGAGGAGGTACGGGCCCTCATCGACCCGAGCATGGGCGAGGACCACCTCGCGGTGATCGGCCCTGAACTGGAGGGCGCCGCCGAGGAGCCTCCCCGATGA
- the cas2e gene encoding type I-E CRISPR-associated endoribonuclease Cas2e produces MTTVVVLVAAPDGLRGHLTRWMVEVDAGVFVGNPSRRVRDRLWSTLADRIGDGQAVLVEPADNEQGWAVRTAGRDRWHPVDFDGLILSARRRAGPRGRPEEPPAGF; encoded by the coding sequence ATGACCACGGTCGTCGTGCTCGTCGCCGCGCCGGACGGGCTTCGGGGGCACCTGACCCGCTGGATGGTGGAGGTCGACGCGGGCGTATTCGTCGGCAACCCGAGCAGACGGGTCCGCGACCGGCTCTGGTCCACCCTGGCCGATCGCATCGGCGACGGCCAGGCCGTGCTCGTCGAGCCCGCTGACAACGAACAGGGCTGGGCGGTACGCACGGCGGGCCGCGACCGCTGGCACCCGGTGGACTTCGACGGTCTGATCCTCTCGGCCCGCAGGCGAGCAGGCCCGAGAGGGCGACCGGAGGAGCCGCCTGCGGGATTCTGA